AAATAAGCTTGCCGGTTCAGTGAACGTTCTTTAAGAATTTTTCGCCGTCTGAGTGCTTCttttgttgtaaaataaaGAGTGTAAATTAGATTTTGTACGACAACTAATCTTGACGAAACGAAATTTACCAGAacatgttttttactttttgtgaGTCTCTGAATCGAGAAAgcttaaaaagaaattcaaaaagttttaaataatgaaCTTTGTTTAATACACTTTGAGCGGTCGATGTGGTGGAtactttttattgatttttttaaagggtTATGAAACTTTAGAAGGTACAATGCACACCCGAGTATGAACTTAAACGTGTGGTGCTGCCAAACTCTGCATCAAAGGCCCGCCACAGGGAATTCTCAACTTTGTACTTGAGATCGATTTTAGACAAAGAGTGCGCCTTTTGTCCCAAAATTGTTAAAGTTAAGTCAACAAGTGGTAATACAAAAGTGGGTTTACTCTCATTTCATTACctgtcttttaaaaaaaatatgtttaatatAACTTTACTAAttctcccggcgcatccaccattttttcgtattctagtttataattttaccaaatcaaaattaagttaactaaaaataagtcaacaattttattttaaaaaacggtCAAATAATGGGAGTACTTGATCCTTCACAAGTGATATTATCTATCTAGGGAATAGTAAAAACGTTCAGAGCGGCCTGTAATCAGTTGACATGGACGTAATGGTGAGGTGTTTCCAAACGAACAAAAATAGTATTCGTTAGCAatgctttatttatttggcaggataatacaataaaaagaattacactctctcggcgcatccaccatttttccgGATTTTAGTTTATAACTTAGCCAAATCAAAATTAAGTTAACTAAAAGGTAagtcaacaattttattttgaaaaatggttaAGTAATGAAAGTACTCGATCTTTCACAAGTGATATTATCTATCTAAGGAGTAATAAAAACGTTTCGGAGCGGCCTGTAATCAGTTGACATGGACGTAATGGTGAGGTGTTTCCAAACGAACAAAAATAGTATTCGTTAGCAATGCTTTATCTATTTGGCAagataatacaataaaaagaaTCACActctcccggcgcatccaccatttttccgGATTTTAGTTTATAACTTTGctaaatcaaaattaagttAACTAAAAGATAagtcaacaattttattttgaaaaacggtCGAGTAATGAAAGTACTTGATCCTTCACAAGTGATATTATCTATCTAGGAAGTAATAAAAACGTTTCAGAGCGGCCTGTAATCAGTTGACATGGACGTAATGGTTAGGTGTTTCCAAACGAACAGAAATAGTATTTTTAGCAatgctttatttatttggcaagataatacaataaaaagaaTCACAttctcccggcgcatccaccatttttccgGATTTTAGTTTATAACTTTGctaaatcaaaattaagttAACTAAAAGATAagtcaacaattttattttgaaaaacggtCGAGTAATGAAAGTACTTGATCCTTCACAAGTGATATTATCTATCTAGGGAGTAATAAAAACGTTTCAGAGCGGCCTGTAATCAGTTGACATGGACGTAATGGTTAGGTGTTTCCAAACGAACAGAAATAGTATTCTTTAGCAatgctttatttatttggcaggataatacaataaataaaatctcaCCCTTccagcgcatccaccatttttccgATTTTATAACTTTGCCAAATTAAGTTAACTAAAACGTAGgtcaacaattttattttggaaaacgGTCGAGTAATGAAAGTACTTGATCTTTCACAAGTGATATTATCTATCTAGGGAGTAATAAAAACGTTTCGGAGCGGCCTGTAATCAGTTGACATGGACGTAATGGTTAGGTGTTTCCAAGCAAACAAAAATAGTATTCTTTAACAatgctttatttatttgacaggataatacaataaataaaatcacactctcccggcgcatccaccatttttcggATTTTAGTTTATAACTTTGCCAAATCAAAATtaagttaactaaaaattaaatcaacagttttattttggaaaacgGACGAGTAATGAAAGTACTTGATCTTTCACAAGTGATATTATCTATCTAAGGAGTAATAAAAACGTTTCAGAGCGGCCTGTAATCAGTTGACATGGACGTAATGGTGAGGTGTTTCCAAACGAACAGAAATAGTATTCGTTAGCaatgctttatttatttagcaggataatacaataaaaagaattacactctcccggcgcatccaccatttttccgGATGTTAGTTTATAACTTTactaaatcaaaattaagttAACTGAAAGATAagtcaacaattttattttgaaaaacggtCGAGTAATGAAAGTACTTGATCCTTCACAAGTGATATTATCTATCTAGGGAGTAATAAAACCGTTTCGGAGCGGCCTGTAATCAGTTGACATGGACGTAATGGTTAGGTGTTTCCAAGCAAACAGAAATAGTATTCTTTAGCAatgctttatttatttgacaagataatacagtaaaaataatcatACTCGTATTTTGTTTACTAATTGTTGTTAATTGTTTGGCGCCCGTAGAAAAGCGCAAATTGTgaaataagttaaaatttcTGCATTGTCCTTGACCAAGATGCGTGCTGGAAAGCGTCACGAAACAGTAGATTAGTCCTTTTGAATGATTGTTCAAATCGTAATAAAACGGTCGAAAGTAAGAAAAATAGCAGCGGAGTATTAATCAAACCGAGACATCAATAGCAATTTCGTTTTGAACCACCATTAGTCTCGATACGGTTGCTCTGCCATCTATCACCTTGCATTCGGTTTAATTTTCGTTAATAAAATTGGAATTGTTTGTTCCAGCTGACAGCAGTTTCCTGTTGGCAAACGCACAGATAGTCGACTATCCGATAGTTTATTGCAACGAGTCTTTCTGCAAGATTTCCGGTTATAATCGAGCGGAAGTCATGCAAAAATCCTGCAGGTGTGCCTTTATGTTCGGCGAACTTACCGACAAGGAGACAATCAGTAGAATAGACCACGTCCTGGAACATCAGTTGCACGATCAGTTTGAGATACTcctctacaagaaaaatagtAAGTGTCCTTACTGTTAACTCTTTTCCCAGAAATTATATCTTATTGCCATTTAGCCAGTCGGTGCTTCTCTTATTTATGACAGGGACGTAATGAAGGAATGACACAAAGTGGTACAAGTGCATTTTTATTGAGACTTGGGCCAATAAAAAGTAGCTAGAGTTTGTTATCTTTGTTTTTGCATAACCACTCATAACATGCAATTCAGTTGCGTTATTTTATGGAGCTTTCTTGAGTCAACCGGAAATACACTTTAATTACGAAAAAGCCGCGCCAAAAGCTTTTACCTAACATTATAGAGTTACAAAACGAGCTTTGTTGCTTTATTTGTGGAATATTCCGTACAAAGAAACTTTGGCGCTGGGCTTTTACAATGGCAAATTTTAGCAATTATTAGCGAGTTACGAGTTTTGCGACAACTCAATGTGTCTCTTACttacatttacattttaaggAGTTTTAGAGTACACACGGTCTTAAATAAACTTAAGTagaattaattgtttaaatttatatttatacttAACTATAACTGTGTGTTTGCCCCGGTCCGTTCTCCTGCACCGCGCATGTTCTGTATAGAAAACAAAGGTATGTAGCTTTCAGTATTTCTCAGAACAGTTatcaaattctaaaattttgaatggGACTAGTATTCGATGTTTCGTTGGCTGATTGTTGTCATGTTTAGTGGAAATTTAGTTGCTTATATAATTAAAATGGACACGTTTGCATGATCTGAACACCTTTCAAGTCAGGGAGGATCCAGAATTATAGAAaattctatttatttaattacggTCATTGTGAAAAGGGGTGTGCTTATTGACCCTTCATTTCTGGTAGTTCTTGCATCACTTTTCACTCAATTCGAAGTGTAATTGTCGTACTAAAATTGTCGATTTGTGCTTCTTCGATTATTTCACTCGCCTTTTATTTGTTCACTTCATTTCAGTTCGCTTAATGTCTAATAAAAGTGTAGCGTTGGCATATTCTGCATTGTTtctttttgtcgattttctaAAAACGTAGCTAACGCTGATTAACCCAGGCGCCGACTTAAATCATTAATTACATTCATTTCTGTTTGTTTACAAAGTTGATTCTTGACTTACAAAACAAACAGTCAAATCTCAACTTTTCATATTTTACAGCGACTTTTATTCATTGACGTGGAAGGATAATAAAAAGTGGACAACTTGCTTATCCGAGTGACTTTGATTTTATATCGTTGTGCTACTGAAAATTTTGCTCTGTTTTTCTAATACACATTTATGCACCAGCTTCTTTTACTACTTTTTAGCAATTCTTCAACGTCACAGTTTCAAAACgttactgttttttaatttattcattcGTCCGAATCAGCCATTTTTCTGCACAAATTAAGTTTACTTTCCCGGCTGACCCTTGGGTTAAGTAAACACGGTGTTAGTGTATTTACGGTGCACTTCTTCAATATCTCGCCTTCAGATCGATTTCTGGATTTATCGCTTCTGACAAGTTATAACAACGAAACCCCTGTCAGGTTTAATGTCGGCGCCTATGGTTAGAGTAAACATAAGCTTGGTAATAAATACGAGGCAGGAAACTATGTCGATATTGTTGTCCGCTGATAATTCGGACGTAAATTGCATTTACGATggcattgaattttggtggatgcgccgggataaatattttattattcataacGCTGAATCAGGTCGATTTAAACTTTCACCATCGATAATCTATAAAACTGCTGAATTATTGAAACTGCAGTAACACATCCATAAAAAATCTCTTTGTAGTTCTGGAACTACTAAAGCAATCTCAAGGTTTTTTCTTGTTTGCGAATGTTGGTCTAAATAATGTACAATCGGTGTCGTGGTAAATAATTCAACAAGCGCCCGTTGAATAAGAAAGAGGAGACAATAGGCATGtttaaatgcaaattaaaacgtaaaaacttggtttaaatGTATGTTAATTTACTTGTTTAAAAGCactgattaaaaatattgttttattttttttctacaggCACTCCAGAAGGTATGTAGTTACGATAATTCCTCACTTCTTTCAGGCTATAAAATTTCCCTAATTCTTCTGTAATATTTACGCTTTGTAGAGTTTGAatctttttcaatttactTTTCTTCCCTTTTAGACATTTCTCTTTACGACGAGATTTTACCCTAAACTTTCACTCTAACTATCGCTTCTTGCAAAAAATTCTCTGGATGTGACTTTCAAGAGAAAAGGCGGGGACGATCCAAACAAGCTTTAAATAACTTTTGCATGTTTTTTTCGATAAGacattaacaacaataattatactagcatgttgtaaataattattgctaGTTTGCGCATGAAACTGAGGGAGCGAAATTGTTAAATCGCGCTTGCTGCCGCAACAGACAAGACAAATAGTTTGGTTAACCGTCTCAATAAAACCCGGGAATTAGAGCCACGCTTTTTAATCTCTGTTTACACCTACTTTGTATTCCTCGGTGGAAcacaagttaaaaattgataatcaATTTGAAATGACTGCACTTGTGGAAATTTTAACGTAGATATTGTGTGCGGTATTTCACGTCCATGTTTGCTAAAAGACATTTGGTATTCATCCCTCGAGATCATGCCTCccaacaaaatgtaattttttcatcCCGGCAACGTGAAGAGCATGCTATCGGATGGgtaatttggttattttacGTTTCGTTTATTGCCGCTTTATTGACTtcgtatttaattatttgcggCATAAAAGTGCATTGGAAAATCTCGTTCAAGGAATCTACGAAGAAATCTGATCGTTATGCGCATTGCGTGATTCACGcacattatttgttttttcttctcAGAATAATATTAGGTTTAATCCTTTAAAAGGATGGCTGTTCATGCAACTGAACCATAAAGGAAGTTTCAGAAATGTCATATTCTAATCGCTGCTTGCTGATTAGCCAAAtcaaattataatattaatctGCATTTACTCCCAAAACGCGCCCCTGCTGAGGTCAACCAAATCGATGGTTTCATCACAAAGGAAACAACATTTCTCACCTCAATATTCTATATTGTGGCACAATCGATCTTAACATCAAATACACTTGCATCCGAGCTTGTACATACAATATTGGCTTAAATAGAGTGTACTTTACAATGAATGTTTTATGCCTGTAATCATTGTAAAGTATGCGTTACTGTTATATTCAAATTGTGTTtgactaaatttttatttaagatgCGGCGTGTTTATACAATAAGGAACCAGAGAGAATGATAAGTaattcttaaaattattataattagaaatatattaaatttaaaatttaaattttcttctctAACCAGCTTCTTAGTGACTTTCCgcatgaatttatttttgaattctcTTCTCTTGTTTTTTCTAGTGTGTTTGTGTAATGCAACAACCACAAACCTAAAACTAATGCCCGAAAGGAATCGGTTAAAATTGctcatttattcaaaatttatcagcCGTGTGATGTATAcaaaacaatacaaattaGAAACATACGCTTGGATTACAAATAATATTGATTTTCGTTGGCACACATGTGTTTTTTggccatttatttaaattattaatctgTCGTTTCGCCGGAACATAATTCTTAAAGTGGGTATCTATCGATTTTGCAGTTAGTGGAGTGCTAATGTAATCGTGTGAGAGAATAAATCAAGGATTTTGCAGGTCGTTAAGATTTTTATGGTATTTTTCAAGAGTAACAACACGTACTTAGTTGCAACTTTAGAGTAGCTTTTGGCATGTTTTATACCTAGAGTTAAGTAGAAATGGAATGTAAATGTAAAACTGGATTATTCATCAAATTCAATGCGCGAAtgttaattagtttaataatcgCACATGAAATAGTAAGAATGAAATTCCGATTTCTTTGACGCCGTGTGTATCAGTAAATTTGGGAATACCTTGTTAATTAGAAATGCTGCCgtaaatttagttgaattaaTATCCAAGTTGTGTTAATTATTCCGAAGTTCGAATTTCCCAAACCCGGCATGAGATTAATGTCGAAACATTTGCCTGATTTGTCGATGTTTTCGTAccttgaatttgaatttttgatactttttgtgTTCTCTCTGATGTAATAAAGCACCACGAACTTATTAAAATCCCGATTcgatttttaataagtttaacaagacttggaattaaatttacacAGCACGAAAAGCCACACAACCAGCTAGTTAATAGAGTAGTTTTAAACTGTAGTACTTACAGCTTTGATAGTTTGGCAGCTTAAAACAGAAGCGATACAGTATTGTAAAGATCGCGTTGAGGTTGAAATGTTTGTGTTTTAAGCGGAGGCTTATCTGTTTTAGAAACACCATTATGGCTGCTCCTCCAGATCTCTCCCATAAAGAACGAGCGGGATTTGGTCGTTCTGTTCCTTTTAACATTTCGGGACATAACGGCCTTGAAACAGCCTATCGAGACGGACGATACCAAAGGAGGTAATTCATCGGAATCGCTTGGGGAAAAATTGAATATTCCGCTTTTAGGTTTATCCAAGTTTGCGAAATTGGCTCGTTCTGTGACCCGGAGTCGGTCCGTTTTAGTGTCTCAGTTTTCCTCCCATCTCCCCAACTTGAAAGACACCACGAAGCAGTCACACCTGGCACAAGTCAGTCAAATCAACCAAAAATGAAACTCCATTGATTGCGTTTTCGTTCCATGCTGCTTGGATTTTTGTTCTGTTTTCTTTTCGTTTAGATGATGAGTTTGAGTGCAGATATAATGCCGCAGTATCGTCAGGAAGCCCCCAAGACTCCGCCCCACATCTTGCTCCATTACTGCGCTTTCAAGGCCATCTGGGACTGGATCATCCTGTGTCTAACGTTCTACACGGCCATCATGGTCCCTTATAACGTGGCTTTTAAGAACAAAACTTCCGAAGATGTGTCTCTGCTCGTTGTGGATTCCATCGTTGATGTGATATTCTTCATCGATATTGTTTTGAACTTTCATACGACTTTTGTTGGACCTGGCGGGGAAGTCGTTTCCGATCCTAAAGTTATCAGGATGAACTACTTAAAGAGTTGGTTCATCATCGATTTGTTGAGCTGTCTGCCTTACGATGTTTTCAACGCCTTTGATCACGACGAGGACGTAAGTAGATCgcaatttttcacaataacTACTCCAACTTTTGCGATAACGACCGATCAAGTGCAAAACGCTCTCTTAAACATCAACACCTGTTAGGACCAAACGTCACACCCTGTATCAAAGATAAGTAACAAATCGCCTTGTTTACTCAGACACGTGTAGAGGCGAACTCCCCGAGGGACTCCACAAgacttttttctaaattacgGTACTTGATAAACGATTTGGTGGAAGAGAGCGAAAAAGCTCTCACATTTCAGGAATTGAGGTGTAGAACAATTTATTACTCCAGAGGTAATCGAGAAGGACTAGCGTTTACTTTCTCggaaaaaaagttgtaaatttcgCTGCCTCtgaatagaaaaataattcagttcGTGTTTTACAAAAGCTCCAATTCTTGAACCGCATGTCGCGTATTTATCCACAGATTTATTTCACAAtcgatatttcaaatttttatttctacccACCAGACATTATTTACGACCGTTCAGTTTAatcaaaatgttattttagatTTGACATTAAATGCCACATTTTCcgagttttattatttatcccCGTAACAATTACCTGCATTTAGTAAAACAGTTACGACCTGTTAAGTTTATAGCGGAAGTTTAAATAAGCAGTTTATTTACCAAAGTGTAATAAGAAACagtaaaaaagaattaaaccCTACAAACTTCAAAGCTAAACAAATGTgtgaaattgaaatatttaaaagaaagtATCCAATTAAATCACGGGTGGTTTTTTACAACAAGTAACGCCATAAACTAGCAAATGTTTGAAGTTACTTTAAGAATTTTCAGTTTTGAGGACTCATTATGGAAGATTAGGGCCAAACTTTTTCTTAAAGTATGCATAAAATCTCTGTGCGAAAGCTTTCTATCAATGTAACTTTGTGGTCTGTGCCATTTCCAGGGCATTGGCAGCCTCTTCAGCGCGCTGAAAGTGGTGAGATTGTTACGACTGGGTCGTGTCGTCCGCAAACTGGATCGCTACTTGGAATACGGGGCTGCGATGCTCATCCTGCTTTTGTGCTTTTATATGTTGGTGGCACATTGGCTGGCTTGCATATGGTACTCCATCGGCCGTTCGGACGCCGATAATGGTGTCCAGTACAGCTGGCTTTGGAAATTGGCGAACATAACGCAAAGTCCTTATTCGTACGTGTGGCCGAACGACACCAATACGCCAGAACTAATAAATGGCCCCTCGAGGAAGACGATGTATGTGACGGCGTTGTATTTCACCATGACTTGCATGACCTCGGTGGGATTCGGGAACGTGGCTGCGGAGACGGACAACGAGCGGATTTTCACTATTTGCATGATGATTATAGCTGgtaatttcttaaaatcaGTCAACTGGTGGTTGCAAGGTTTCAATTAAGGAAAGGCAGAGACTAGTAAAAGTTCCACATACGTTTGGTGCGCggaataaattttaaagtataATAAAGCGCATAGAGTGTCACGAGACGCCAAAGTTGGCAAATTAAGAGATAGAAATTATTTCCTACCGTGATCTCGGGAGCTTAAGTGGCAATAATTCTTCCAACTTTTCCTTGCATTGGGTGCGATTGCAACTTTCCGTATTTATGTTGatgaaatttcataaattttaagtaaCAGTCGCTGTGTGACTAATTGATTGgattttttattccagtttcagtcgattaatacaaaaaagtgttgcTGCTAAATCCAATATTTGCCATTTCACTTCTGCAGTGGAATAATGTTTGCACAACTTTTTCTTTACATTTTGGAATGAATCTTTCAATTCTCTTGATGTATGAGGACAGTAAACTTCCTCATAAAATTACGTCAACgttctattttgtttaatcCAAATTAAATGACCAATATTTACACAACTAGCTGTATTTAGGGTTGATAATGGTAATAATAGTGGACACCTTAAAGCTAGAACTAAttccgtttatttttcaacaatcATGGAAACAAACACTAAATTCTATTTTTGGCAGAATTCCAGTcaatatttcaatatttattggCCCAGATAATGTATGCCCGCTGAATTGTATGagtgatttaattaaattaaacatttacattaattaaCTGGATCAATATTCGACTTTTGCAGCACTTCTGTATGCAACAATCTTCGGGCACGTGACGACAATAATTCAGCAGATGACTTCAGCCACGGCTAAATACCACGACATGCTGAACAACGTAAGGGAGTTCATGAAGCTCCACGAAGTCCCTAAAGCCTTGTCAGAACGAGTAATGGATTACGTCGTTTCGACATGGGCTATGACCAAAGGGCTCGATCAAGACAAGGTACTTATTTCAGTCCCTGCACGCCCTTTTTCGGCGAAACCAATTCAATCCCGATCGCCTATTTTCCTGTTTTTGACATGAACAATCGCCTTGTTTGCTATCATTGAAATGCAGATTTTCACTTATTGCTATTCAGGCCGAAGgaggaatttaaatttttgattaaacgaCTCGAAAACAAAGTTTATTGCATTGGTTCAGTCTCGGATTTTTCGCAGGTCTTGAATTTTTGTCCTAAGGACATGAAGGCTGATATTTGCGTCCATTTAAATCGAAAAGTGTTCAAC
The sequence above is a segment of the Tribolium castaneum strain GA2 chromosome 9, icTriCast1.1, whole genome shotgun sequence genome. Coding sequences within it:
- the eag gene encoding potassium voltage-gated channel protein eag isoform X1; its protein translation is MPGGRRGLVAPQNTFLENIIRRSNSQPDSSFLLANAQIVDYPIVYCNESFCKISGYNRAEVMQKSCRCAFMFGELTDKETISRIDHVLEHQLHDQFEILLYKKNKTPLWLLLQISPIKNERDLVVLFLLTFRDITALKQPIETDDTKGGNSSESLGEKLNIPLLGLSKFAKLARSVTRSRSVLVSQFSSHLPNLKDTTKQSHLAQMMSLSADIMPQYRQEAPKTPPHILLHYCAFKAIWDWIILCLTFYTAIMVPYNVAFKNKTSEDVSLLVVDSIVDVIFFIDIVLNFHTTFVGPGGEVVSDPKVIRMNYLKSWFIIDLLSCLPYDVFNAFDHDEDGIGSLFSALKVVRLLRLGRVVRKLDRYLEYGAAMLILLLCFYMLVAHWLACIWYSIGRSDADNGVQYSWLWKLANITQSPYSYVWPNDTNTPELINGPSRKTMYVTALYFTMTCMTSVGFGNVAAETDNERIFTICMMIIAALLYATIFGHVTTIIQQMTSATAKYHDMLNNVREFMKLHEVPKALSERVMDYVVSTWAMTKGLDQDKVLNFCPKDMKADICVHLNRKVFNEHPAFRLASDGCLRALAMHFTMSHSAPGDLLYHTGESIDSLCFIVTGSLEVIQDDEVVAILGKGDVFGDSFWKDNAVGQSAANVRALTYCDLHTIKRDKLLEVLDFYQAFANSFARNLILTYNLRHRLIFRKVADVKREKELAERRKNEPQLDQNQDHLVRKIFSKFRRDRSQQQSTANSQHSSDVEKGEESGDKAMTRVMSTTKLSSVAEKDDSSGGGVKTTVARPAAGRTSKWGRLLGSASLDSGSESSTPAQQAFTRSLSAKDTMKERPSSSSSGSSGSQPTPGSGNKVFPKLQKVSTNSSPGITRQDTIEEMVEVEPQHHSRNLSLRKMQSYDCGLRDPSTASMYQTPLPDPIAPPEYKELMTNLMDFKVDVKLEIQRLNQKMNRMEELLTELVKRISPESGSSSPQGDSEPKPKSSSAGSGPERPTELLPRPSTSEGTGLGPIILRKRRSKSRIKGTAPQIPTPSSGKVTSPESSATSPTETTKMLDEPVLTPSSRKPKDFL